ACCAGACTCGCACCCAGCAGGGCCAGCGTCCAGAGATACCAGGACCAGAGCCATTCGTCGGACGGCAGATCGAAGGCGAATTCCGGTTCGACCGGAACGATTCGCGTGGACCAATCCGCGTATGCGGACTGTGGAATTTGAGCGGCTGACAGCGTCGTCTGATCCTTCGGCAACAAGTGAGACTCGCCAATGTAGATGCAGGCGGCACGCGAGTGGTTGCGAACATAGATGCAACCGCGGTGCAGACTCGGTGGAGTCCAGGTGAGCTCGCCCGTCAACACGCCACATCGGGCCTGGATGTCGCAACGTTCCCGGTTCGGCCGGAGCAGGATCAGTTCCCCCCGTTCGTTGAACAGGATCAGCTTGCCATCCGCCACAACAATTCCCGATTGCCCGAGTTCTTCGGAGATGTCGTTGTTCGATCGCTGCGGCTTGCCGGAACCCTGTTCCCACAGTTCTTCTCCCGTCAGAAAGTCGACGCAGCGAAACTTGCCTCGCGACGGCCGTTGCGTTTTCGCCTGCGGATCGAAGATGTCGAATCCGTAGAGTGCGCCGTCAACCAGGACGCTTGAAAGCACATCGTTGGACAGTGTTTTCGATCGCCAGACGGTTTTGGGAATGGCCGTCTGTGTAAAGTCGTCGGAGATCTCCAGCAACTGCGAGCCGGCCTGGAACGGAGCCGCGATCCAGAGAAGGGGTTCGCGATAGATTGGCCACGCCGAGTGTTCGTCGTAGCCATGGGAAAGCTCCATGTGGCTCAGCAACTCGCCGGTTCGAAGATCATGAATGACGAGCGCATTCTCCAGATAGCCGACGACCAGGTCTCGACCGCCGCGGGTGATCGGCATCGCGGGGCTGTAACTGCCCGGCTCATCTCCGGATTGCCAGACCGTCTTTCCGGTCTGAAGATCCAGCGCCACCAGACTCGCACCCGGACCGCCAACGGGCAGAAGCACAAGATCGTCGACAACAGTGGGCGAACACGAGTATCCGAAACCGGTGCCTCCATCGCCGCTGAAGTCTGTAACCACATTCCGGGACCAGACTTGGTGCCCGGTTCTCTCATCGAGACACCCGATGAGTCCTGCGGGGCTGGCAAACAGGACTTTCCCATCGGCCAGCGTCGGTGTGGCCCGGGGACCGGGGTAGACACCGGCGATTTCGTAAGGCCAGTCGTACCGATACCGCCAGCGGGTCTCGCCAGTACGGGCATCAAGGCAGTACACAAACTGTCCCTGCAATGACTGCGCGAGCGTGTAGACAGAGTCTTCTTTAGCGACGAA
The genomic region above belongs to Rubinisphaera margarita and contains:
- a CDS encoding outer membrane protein assembly factor BamB family protein yields the protein MQTARLAFLIASCLLPWTVLAPLAAEGNPFLPEGTPDLGWPSVRGVNHDGHSPEINLADSWPPEGPPVLWVRDLGQGYSAFVAKEDSVYTLAQSLQGQFVYCLDARTGETRWRYRYDWPYEIAGVYPGPRATPTLADGKVLFASPAGLIGCLDERTGHQVWSRNVVTDFSGDGGTGFGYSCSPTVVDDLVLLPVGGPGASLVALDLQTGKTVWQSGDEPGSYSPAMPITRGGRDLVVGYLENALVIHDLRTGELLSHMELSHGYDEHSAWPIYREPLLWIAAPFQAGSQLLEISDDFTQTAIPKTVWRSKTLSNDVLSSVLVDGALYGFDIFDPQAKTQRPSRGKFRCVDFLTGEELWEQGSGKPQRSNNDISEELGQSGIVVADGKLILFNERGELILLRPNRERCDIQARCGVLTGELTWTPPSLHRGCIYVRNHSRAACIYIGESHLLPKDQTTLSAAQIPQSAYADWSTRIVPVEPEFAFDLPSDEWLWSWYLWTLALLGASLVLAAIPALFAPTDRRWFTWIICYRTLAFLLGAGGTTWLSFWTQEFLFTWPLCLFISFEIVLANLRQQSTGRAAGFRDRLPLFVFVAVSLFYYWLCRRMSLVFEWAFLLGPIGAMLPGLIEWRWQPRGSIQLAGWVLLKLLTFTCFWGTAIVVFRLRY